The proteins below are encoded in one region of Salmo salar chromosome ssa02, Ssal_v3.1, whole genome shotgun sequence:
- the LOC106590798 gene encoding neurensin-1, with protein sequence MASACAEICGSDYAEQTQHDQRYGVRSYLHQFYEECTASIWERDEDFQIQRSPSRWSSVFWKVCLALGTLILVTGLIVLLVGYATPTKIEAFGEDELLFVDSHAVRFNRALDVCKLTGAVLFCVGGGLMAVGLLLSAFSKTYSKEELYLQQKFKERLVDIQNTVHPITRGPTPGESKIPVTLSKVQSVQPNSET encoded by the exons ATGGCTTCAGCCTGTGCTGAGATCTGTGGGTCAGACTATGCTGAACAGACGCAGCACGACCAGCGATATGGCGTCAGATCATACCTCCACCAGTTCTACGAGGAGTGTACAGCCTCCATCTGGGAACGCGATGAAGATTTTCAGATTCAGAGATCGCCTAGTCGGTGGAGCTCTGTCTTCTGGAAG gtCTGTCTAGCGTTAGGAACCCTGATCCTGGTGACAGGCCTCATTGTCCTACTGGTGGGCTACGCCACCCCGACTAAGATCGAAGCGTTCGGGGAGGACGAGCTCCTCTTCGTGGACAGCCATGCTGTGCGCTTCAACCGAGCGCTGGACGTGTGCAAGCTGACGGGCGCCGTGCTGTTCTGCGTGGGTGGCGGCCTGATGGCCGTAGGTCTCCTCCTCTCGGCCTTCTCTAAGACCTACTCCAAGGAGGAGCTGTACCTGCAGCAGAAGTTTAAGGAGAGGCTGGTTGATATCCAGAATACGGTCCATCCAATCACCAGAGGCCCTACTCCGGGGGAGAGTAAGATCCCTGTCACCCTGTCTAAAGTGCAAAGTGTCCAGCCCAACTCAGAGACATAA